Proteins from a genomic interval of Quercus robur chromosome 9, dhQueRobu3.1, whole genome shotgun sequence:
- the LOC126699842 gene encoding serine/threonine-protein phosphatase 7 long form homolog: MVDDRVVDIIKALGLEGLLRQPGRELDHGLITALVERWRPETHTFHMPHGEMTITLQDVEVILGLPIDGDAVTGSTQKTWTAVCEEFLGFQPITQDQHKELHGQRILIKRLLEQVANPLPPNAEEDELYKYARCYILALLGDTIFMDKFGDRVHLMWVQQLEDLRNPRRYSWGSACLAWLYRELCRASHKETSQIGGCLLLVQYWVWARFPYLCPAIERGPPVGAYGPPARGPLYLKWAWVPNKKNRPAHIFRDRYRQQIASMLPSQVVWQPYEAHFEDLPPWCVAGRAVWTATVPLVCFHLVEIHTPDRVVRQFGMIQEIPEDVNTDPVLHAIDLRGKVGVDWMRKHATHLLNWGNRLQRCCQAVLGDMPPQHEYFDWFKRVTRRFIDVPGATLTILVTSPHLVHFTVLLSMKQYCMHEATLQI; encoded by the exons ATGGTAGATGATCGAGTTGTTGACATTATTAAGGCATTGGGGTTGGAGGGACTGCTGAGGCAGCCGGGTAGAGAGCTTGACCACGGCCTAATTACAGCCTTAGTGGAGCGATGGCGGCCCGAGACTCACACCTTCCACATGCCACATGGTGAGATGACCATTACATTGCAGGATGTGGAGGTGATTCTCGGGCTTCCTATCGATGGTGACGCTGTAACAGGGAGCACACAGAAAACTTGGACGGCTGTGTGCGAGGAGTTCCTTGGCTTTCAACCTATAACTCAAGACCAGCATAAGGAACTTCATGGCCAAAGGATTCTCATCAAACGGCTTTTGGAGCAAGTTGCTAATCCATTGCCGCCTAATGCCGAAGAGGATGAGCTGTATAAGTACGCACGATGCTATATCCTAGCGCTACTGGGGGACACAATATTCATGGACAAATTTGGCGATAGGGTGCATCTAATGTGGGTGCAGCAGTTGGAAGACCTTCGCAACCCACGAAGGTACAGTTGGGGGAGTGCTTGCCTTGCATGGTTGTACCGAGAGCTATGCAGGGCAAGCCATAAGGAAACCAGTCAAATCGGTGGATGCTTACTGTTGGTGCAGTATTGGGTATGGGCCAGGTTTCCTTACTTGTGCCCGGCAATTGAGCGTGGCCCACCAGTAGGCGCTTATGGTCCTCCAGCGCGTGGTCCTCTGTACTTGAA GTGGGCGTGGgtcccaaacaagaaaaacaggCCTGCCCACATCTTCAGGGATAGGTATCGCCAGCAAATAGCTTCAATGCTGCCAAGCCAG GTGGTGTGGCAGCCGTACGAAGCCCATTTTGAGGACCTTCCGCCATGGTGCGTTGCAGGGAGGGCTGTGTGGACGGCAACGGTGCCGCTTGTATGTTTCCACCTAGTAGAGATACATACACCGGATCGTGTCGTTCGTCAATTTGGGATGATCCAAGAAATTCCCGAAGATGTTAACACTGACCCCGTGCTTCATGCCATTGATTTGAGGGGGAAGGTGGGCGTTGATTGGATGCGGAAACATGCCACCCATTTACTAAATTGGGGTAACCGCCTTCAACGGTGTTGTCAAGCAGTGCTTGGTGATATGCCTCCACAGCATGAGTACTTCGACTGGTTCAAAAGGGTGACTCGGAGGTTCATTGATGTTCCTGGTGCTACATTGACTATACTGGTAACTTCTCCACATCTTGTACATTTTACCGTACTCCTTAGCATGAAACAATATTGCATGCATGAAGCAACATtacaaatttga
- the LOC126699928 gene encoding uncharacterized protein LOC126699928 — MPYTYLMSEDVDKWTQSQDGGRRYGAMTTNISECFNGVLKGARGLPIAAMVEFTWSKLVAYFYDRHEKILSDLSQGKVWSDYAMKIYNKNEQKTAGHTLRNFNHEIGVYQVVTPYNDHRGGGGNHSHEVHVIEQTCGCGKWQNLKIPCSHAIKVLKGLHLDATSYIDPCYSLNNAIQTYSHHFVVPKSESLWRDVRGPRWVPNPQLLRGKGRPVKSRLRNEMDGIQRERGSRREDPDLREIQPRQRCGVCHQEGHNRRCCPNSHGASTSGSAAN; from the coding sequence ATGCCTTACACATATCTAATGAGTGAGGATGTTGATAAATGGACCCAGTCACAGGATGGTGGAAGACGTTacggggcaatgacaaccaatatcTCTGAGTGTTTTAATGGGGTACTTAAAGGTGCCCGCGGTTTGCCCATTGCTGCAATGGTTGAGTTCACATGGTCCAAACTTGTTGCATATTTCTACGATCGACATGAAAAAATTCTTTCTGATCTCTCTCAAGGTAAGGTGTGGAGTGATTATGCAATGAAGATCTATAACAAAAATGAGCAGAAAACTGCAGGACACACTCTGAGGAATTTTAATCATGAAATTGGTGTATATCAAGTGGTTACCCCGTATAACGATCATAGAGGTGGAGGAGGAAACCACAGTCATGAAGTGCACGTAATTGAGCAAACATGTGGTTGTGGGAAGTGGCAAAACTTGaagatcccttgttcacatgcaattaaagttCTTAAAGGTCTGCACCTCGATGCGACCAGCTATATTGACCCATGTTACAGTTTGAACAACGCCATTCAGACATATTCACATCATTTTGTGGTGCCAAAATCAGAGTCATTGTGGAGGGATGTTCGCGGACCACGATGGGTGCCTAACCCACAGCTGTTGCGGGGCAAAGGTCGTCCTGTGAAGTCAAGattaaggaatgaaatggatggGATACAACGAGAACGGGGAAGCCGGAGGGAAGATCCGGACTTGAGGGAGATTCAACCAAGGCAACGATGTGGAGTGTGTCATCAAGAGGGGCATAACCGCAGATGCTGTCCCAATTCCCATGGGGCTTCGACAAGTGGTAGTGCTGCAAACTAG
- the LOC126700660 gene encoding uncharacterized protein LOC126700660, translated as MSGHVLSHSSRMSLCSLHMLTQLQSQPLQFAHAHFLIGATFIKFEKETHILPLTHFHFSINFKSPHILMSGSQHLKNIDINVYYGGPLNNPGGIEGFPFTGPGIQCYPMMIRRKLKTLIDLKLKIMDELNLNSAWYDIKIIYRYPQEVLHERINYGYMAIKEDKHVKMMFNRIQKMPQVNAAELYISSEPLAEVDTEMVQQTTTSLQFTALDDGCTAMGGYTMGDYMLPSQDHVVNTGETLHCQETHLEEDDEDEDYVEDEDYVEDEDEDEDEDHATNDGESIDGVDEYEERIERGDLENDVDDHEVVPHFEEENMEFDDEDDADDDIGIQRDTNTTTGYRPPADSFYANTWENMFDPSRLLEPFVCTWQDGMHFCKGLTFANKSAVKRALTIYAANDNRNFITRRSNTTKLCVACVDDNCKWYVGAFKKNKLNGLWVVTSYVGPHTCIPFGLQRDGRMMDSNFVASEIVEKL; from the exons ATGTCTGGTCATGTCTTGTCCCACAGCTCCAGGATGAGCCTTTGCAGTTTGCACATGCTCACTCAGCTCCAGAGTCAGCCTTTGCAGTTTGCACATGCTCATT TTCTTATAGGAGCAACatttatcaaatttgaaaaagagaCCCACATCCTTCCTCTCACTCATTTTCATTTCAGCATAAACTTCAAGTCACCCCACATCCTCATGTCAG GTTCACAACATCTGAAGAATATTGATATAAATGTATACTACGGTGGACCTCTTAACAATCCTGGGGGGATTGAGGGATTTCCATTTACAGGGCCGGGTATCCAATGCTACCCCATGATGATACGTCGTAAGTTGAAGACGTTGATTGATTTGAAGTTGAAAATAATGGACGAATTGAATTTGAACTCTGCTTGGTATGACATCAAGATTATTTATCGTTACCCACAAGAAGTCCTACATGAACGGATAAATTACGGGTATATGGCGATTAAAGAAGACAAACATGTGAAGATGATGTTTAATAGGATCCAGAAAATGCCCCAAGTAAATGCTGCTGAGTTGTACATAAGTTCAGAGCCGCTTGCGGAAGTTGATACTGAGATGGTGCAACAAACAACTACGTCTTTACAATTTACAGCCCTTGATGATGGATGCACTGCAATGGGAGGGTATACAATGGGAGATTATATGCTCCCATCTCAAGATCATGTTGTAAATACTGGTGAAACCCTCCATTGTCAAGAGACACATTTAGAGGAGGATGACGAAGACGAAGACTATGTTGAAGACGAAGACTATGttgaagacgaagacgaagacgaagacgaagatcaTGCTACGAATGATGGTGAAAGTATTGATGGTGTGGATGAGtacgaagagaggattgaaCGAGGTGACCTTGAGAACGATGTGGATGACCATGAAGTCGTTCCCcattttgaagaggaaaatatggagttcgatgatgaagatgatgcaGACGATGATATTGGCATCCAGCGTGATACAAATACGACCACTGGCTACAGACCTCCTGCCGACTCATTCTACgcaaatacttgggaaaatatgTTTGATCCTTCACGTCTATTAGAACCATTTGTTTGTACTTGGCAAGATGGGATGCATTTTtgtaaagggttgacttttgcaaataaatCGGCGGTGAAACGTGCATTGACAATATATGCAGCAAAtgataatagaaattttataaccCGGAGGTCGAACACCACAAAATTGTGCGTCGCATGCGTTGATGACAACTGCAAGTGGTATGTTGGGGCATTCAAGAAGAATAAACTTAATGGTCTGTGGGTGGTCACGTCTTATGTGGGTCCACACACTTGTATACCCTTTGGCCTGCAAAGAGACGGTAGAATGAtggattctaattttgttgcatcagaaattgtggaaaaattgtga